The DNA sequence AACGCCACCGCGAGCAGCCGCACCAACGCCCCGCTCACCGGGTGATGTCGTTGAAGAACGCCACCAGCATCAGGGCCACCAGCATCGCCAGACCGATGACGTTGGCCACCTCGCGCACGCGAACCGGAATCGGCCGGCGGCGCACGCTCTCCCAGCCCGCGGCCACCAGGTGGAAGCCGTCGAGGATGGGGATGGGCAGCAGGTTCATCACGCCCAGGTTGATGGAGATGATGGCCATGAGCTGCAGGAACGAGTCCCAGCCCTGCTGCGACGTCTTCGCCGCCATCTGGTACATCATCACCGGCCCGCCCACGGAGCTCAGCGGCACGTCACGGGTGATGAGCCCGGCCACGGCCTTCACCGTCTGCTTGGTGATGGCCGGCACCACGCGCACGGCCTTCCCAATCGCCTCGCCCGGCGAGTAGTCCAGCTGGATCATCTCCGGAGGCGCCGCCGCGTTCCACTGCACGACGCCCACGCCCAGGTACGTGTGGGTGTTGCCCAGCGCGTCCGTGCTCTTCAGGGTGGAGCGCGCCAGCTGGGTGGTGTGCTCACCATCAGCCCCCCGCCACGTCAGCTGGAAGGGCTTCTCCTCCATCCCACCGAGCTTCACCTGGAAGAGGTGGAAGGACTGGAGCGGATCGCCATTGAGGGCCACGAGCCGGTCGCCGGACTTCAGGCCCGCCTTCTGCGCCGGGCTGTCCTGCGCCACCGACGCGATGTAGAGGTCCACCGGCTCCGCGCCCAGGGCCGCGAACCCCTCCCCCGGCTGCTTGTTCACCTGGAGCTTCACCTGCTCGGGAGCGCGGACGGTGATGGCGCCCACATCCAGCACCGGCGAGCGCAGCACCACCAGCTCCAACGGGCCCTGCTGCTTGTCCATGACCTGGTACAGCGTGGCCACGTCCGGCACGTACGTCCCGTTGATGGTGAGGATCCGATCGAAGGTCTTCAGCCCCGCCTGCTCCGCCGGCGAGCTGGGCGGGACACCCAGGGTGGGCAGCTGCGAGTACGGCTCCGCGCCCAGCACGCCCCGCTCCACCGTCTCCACGGGCGAGGACTCCACCTTCTTGAGCGGCGTCACCTCCACAATCATCTGCTTGCCATCGCGCTCGACGGTGAGCGGCACCGGGCGCTCGAAGCGGCCGATGAAGGCCTCATCCACTTCCTTGTCCGTGCGGACCTTCTCGCCATCCACCGCGAGGATCCGGTCTCCGGGGCGAACCCCCGCGACCGCCGCCGCCGAGCCGGGCGCCACGTAGCCCACCCGGGAGGACACGTCCTCGTACGGCCCGAGGAACACGAAGAAGTAGACCAGGACGGGGAACGCCAGGTTGAACGCCGGTCCGGCGAGCACGATCAGCATGCGCTTCCACGGCGGCTGCGCCAGGAAGCCCCGGTGGGCGTCCTCGGGCGCCAGCTCCTCGCCCGGCACATCCCCCGCCATCTTCACGAAGCCGCCCAGGGGCAGCAGCGCGAGCTGGTATTCCGTGTCTCCCTTGGTGAAGCCCAACAGCTTGGGCCCGAACCCAATGGAGAACTTGAGCACCTTCACCCCGCAGGCCTTCGCCACGAGGAAATGGCCCAGCTCGTGCACCGTCACCAGCACCCCGAGCAGGAGCGCGAAGAACCCGAGACTCTGCATAGCGGCAAGACTAATCGTGCCTTGGCGCTAGGACAACGCACATCCGTTTACACTGCTCGGTCAAGCACACGGGCGCTACGACAGCCAGCCCCGCACGAACTGCAGGTAGATGAACACCAGCGGGGCGTTGAACAGCAGCGCGTCGATGCGATCCAGGATGCCGCCGTGCCCGGGGATGAGCTTGCCCGAGTCCTTCACCCCGTAGGCCCGCTTGAGCATGGACTCGCACAAGTCCCCGATAGGACCGGCGATTCCGCCCAGCACGCCCAGCACCAGACAGTCCACGCCGGTGAACTCGGGGAAGAAGCCCGCCCGGGCGATGAACATGCCGCCCACCGAGCCCACCATGCCCCCGAAGAAGCCCTCCCACGTCTTGTTCGGGCTCACCTCCACATACAGCTTGTGGCGGCCCAGGAACCGGCCGGCGAAGTAGGCGGCGGTGTCATTGGCCCAGGTGATGACGAGCGCACAGATGACCCAGGCGTTGCCCCCTTCCCGCATGCGCAGGGCGGACAGCGCCGTGAGCCCCACCGCTCCATAGAGGTACCCGGTGATCAGGTGGGCGGCGCGCAGGGGCGCCTCGGGCAGGGGGCCGCGGATGAGGTGGTACGTCCACGCGAAGAAGAACAGGCCCGCAGTGACCCAGAAGCCCACCTCGCCCACGTGCTCCGGGCTGCGCAGCGGCAAGAAGGGCAACAGCCCCGCCAGCACGATGCCCACCCACGTGGCCGGGTACAGCTGCTTCAGGGTGATGGTGTAGTACTCGCTGGCACAGGCGGCCGCCGCCACGCCAAAGAGCACGGCGCTCCAGATCCCTCCCTTCCACAACAGGAAGAGGACCACCGGCAGCAACACCACCGCCGAGACAATTCGAAGGACGAGGTTCTTGTTCTTCTCGTTCACGCCTTGGCCCGCTGGGTTTCCTCACGCTGGAGCTGCGCGGAAGTCAGCCCGAAGCGCCGCTCCCGCTGCTGGTAGTGTGAGAGGCTGCGCAGGAACGCCTCTGTCCGGAAGTCCGGCCACAGCACATCCGCGAAGTACAGTTCAGCGTACGCCATCTGCCACAGCAGGAAGTTGGACACTCGGAACTCCCCACTGGTGCGTACCATGAGATCCAGCGGCGGCAGCCCCTGCGTCCACAGGTGGGACTCGATGTCCTTCTCGCCAATGCGCGCCGGATCCAGCGTGCCCGCCGCCACCGCCTGCGCAATCTCCCGGGCCGCGTGGATCAGCTCCTCGCGGCCGCCGTACGACAGCGCCAGCGTGAGCACCATGCCCGTGTTGTGGGCCGAGTCCGCCCGGAGCTTGTCCAGCGGCTCGCGCACGTAGCGCGGCAGCTTGTCCACCTCGCCAATCGCGTGCAGGCGGATGCCGTTGTCGAGGATCTCCGAGCGCTCGGTCTGCAGGAACTCGCGCAAGAGCTCCATCAGCCCGGCCACCTCGTCCGCAGGGCGAGCCCAGTTCTGAGAGGAAAATGCGTACAAGGTGAGCGCGGAGACGCCCACGCGGCGGGCGACGCGTGTCACCTCGCGGACGCTGGTGGACCCCTCACGGTGGCCCTCCAGGCGGGCCAGGCCGCGGATCTCCGCCCAACGGCCATTGCCGTCCATGATGATGCCCACATGACGGGGCAAGGGGCGGGCCTTGACCTGTTGTTCGAGCGCGATGAGGGCAGAGGGGCGTTCCATGGGTCGATGCACCTTAAAGGCCCGGCAGGGCGCCGTCCACGACGGTGTAGCCCAGCGGTCGCCGCAGGGCCCCGACCGGTCGCCCGGTGGGGGTGGGCGGCGCACATCCGCGAGGTGCCC is a window from the Hyalangium minutum genome containing:
- the rseP gene encoding RIP metalloprotease RseP: MQSLGFFALLLGVLVTVHELGHFLVAKACGVKVLKFSIGFGPKLLGFTKGDTEYQLALLPLGGFVKMAGDVPGEELAPEDAHRGFLAQPPWKRMLIVLAGPAFNLAFPVLVYFFVFLGPYEDVSSRVGYVAPGSAAAVAGVRPGDRILAVDGEKVRTDKEVDEAFIGRFERPVPLTVERDGKQMIVEVTPLKKVESSPVETVERGVLGAEPYSQLPTLGVPPSSPAEQAGLKTFDRILTINGTYVPDVATLYQVMDKQQGPLELVVLRSPVLDVGAITVRAPEQVKLQVNKQPGEGFAALGAEPVDLYIASVAQDSPAQKAGLKSGDRLVALNGDPLQSFHLFQVKLGGMEEKPFQLTWRGADGEHTTQLARSTLKSTDALGNTHTYLGVGVVQWNAAAPPEMIQLDYSPGEAIGKAVRVVPAITKQTVKAVAGLITRDVPLSSVGGPVMMYQMAAKTSQQGWDSFLQLMAIISINLGVMNLLPIPILDGFHLVAAGWESVRRRPIPVRVREVANVIGLAMLVALMLVAFFNDITR
- a CDS encoding phosphatidate cytidylyltransferase; this translates as MNEKNKNLVLRIVSAVVLLPVVLFLLWKGGIWSAVLFGVAAAACASEYYTITLKQLYPATWVGIVLAGLLPFLPLRSPEHVGEVGFWVTAGLFFFAWTYHLIRGPLPEAPLRAAHLITGYLYGAVGLTALSALRMREGGNAWVICALVITWANDTAAYFAGRFLGRHKLYVEVSPNKTWEGFFGGMVGSVGGMFIARAGFFPEFTGVDCLVLGVLGGIAGPIGDLCESMLKRAYGVKDSGKLIPGHGGILDRIDALLFNAPLVFIYLQFVRGWLS
- a CDS encoding isoprenyl transferase; the encoded protein is MERPSALIALEQQVKARPLPRHVGIIMDGNGRWAEIRGLARLEGHREGSTSVREVTRVARRVGVSALTLYAFSSQNWARPADEVAGLMELLREFLQTERSEILDNGIRLHAIGEVDKLPRYVREPLDKLRADSAHNTGMVLTLALSYGGREELIHAAREIAQAVAAGTLDPARIGEKDIESHLWTQGLPPLDLMVRTSGEFRVSNFLLWQMAYAELYFADVLWPDFRTEAFLRSLSHYQQRERRFGLTSAQLQREETQRAKA